One Fusarium poae strain DAOMC 252244 chromosome 4, whole genome shotgun sequence DNA window includes the following coding sequences:
- a CDS encoding hypothetical protein (TransMembrane:1 (o15-38i)~BUSCO:20000at5125), which translates to MSSFLSSETLSNPRFQLFAAAAFSGATVASLILGYQALEREERVNELKNSIPANDPNVQPLNNFGGSSAPPVDKEDAKNQAMARRAQAGDFDEELILEQLARNRVFLTDEGLDKLRNSFVIVVGCGGVGSHCTAALARSGVSKIRLIDFDQVTLSSLNRHAVATLADVGIPKVQCLERRLMAIAPWVKFDLRQEQFNENVAERLLRPWGEDGRAPDFVIDAIDNIETKVSLLEYCHKNNLPVISAMGAGCKSDPTRIIVGDIGSSKDDGLSRATRRKLKLKGITSGIPVVYSTETAGVGKAELLPLPEEEFQKGSVGDLAAMPNFRVRILPVLGTMPAIFGLTVANHVILSITGYPLDYVPAKGREKMYEGMLATLQSSEEKLARMTYEGDTVGLKVPITTGDVAFLSEELYRGRSAVSGIPTKLVLIRWEKPDGPSMTTLGEGKDTQKCSTVKLRDLVLMTKEEATRHEKEIFKGGKSLDEVYDAETLARVEEKRTTAEKYEAFRS; encoded by the exons atgtCCTCCTTTTTGTCTTCAGAAACCCTTTCAAATCCTAGGTTTCAACTATTTGCGGCGGCAGCTTTTTCGGGAGCGACAGTCGCATCGCTAATATTGGGTTACCAGGCATTGGAGCGAGAAGAGAGAGTCAATGAGCTCAAGAACTCGATCCCTGCAAATGATCCCAACGTCCAACCT TTGAATAACTTTGGTGGTTCATCAGCACCACCCGTTGATAAGGAAGATGCCAAGAACCAGGCCATGGCTCGTCGTGCGCAAGCAGGAGACTTTGATGAAGAGTTAATTCTTGAGCAATTAGCGAGAAACCGTGTATTTCTAACAGACGAAGGTCTCGATAAGCTTAGAAACTCTTTCGTCATTGTGGTTGGCTGTGGTGGTGTTGGATCCCACTGTACCGCTGCTCTCGCCCGTTCTGGAGTTTCCAAAATCCGATTAATTGATTTCGATCAAGTAACTCTGAGCTCTCTGAATCGCCATGCAGTTGCCACTCTGGCCGATGTTGGTATTCCCAAGGTGCAATGCTTGGAAAGGCGTCTAATGGCCATCGCCCCCTGGGTGAAATTCGATCTACGACAGGAGCAGTTCAACGAGAATGTTGCGGAGCGATTGCTTCGACCTTGGGGTGAGGATGGACGTGCCCCTGACTTTGTCATCGATGCTATCGATAACATCGAGACCAAGGTCTCGCTCCTTGAATACTGTCACAAGAACAACCTGCCAGTCATCAGCGCCATGGGTGCTGGTTGCAAGAGCGATCCAACCCGAATAATTGTTGGCGATATTGGATCAAGCAAAGATGACGGCCTTTCGCGCGCGACAAGAAGGAAGCTCAAGCTGAAGGGTATCACAAGCGGAATTCCAGTTGTCTACTCCACAGAAACAGCAGGCGTTGGCAAGGCTGAGTTGCTCCCTCTCCCTGAGGAGGAGTTCCAGAAGGGCTCTGTTGGCGATCTTGCAGCCATGCCAAACTTCAGAGTCAGGATTCTCCCTGTACTTGGCACTATGCCTGCTATATTTGGTCTTACTGTCGCCAACCACGTTATCTTGAGCATCACTGGTTATCCTCTCGACTACGTACCCGCCAAGGGCAGGGAGAAGATGTACGAGGGAATGTTGGCAACGCTACAGAGCTCCGAAGAGAAGCTGGCACGCATGACCTATGAGGGCGACACAGTTGGCCTCAAGGTGCCTATTACCACTGGCGACGTTGCTTTCCTTTCCGAAGAGCTCTACCGTGGCCGAAGTGCCGTCAGCGGAATCCCTACAAAACTGGTCCTTATTCGATGGGAGAAGCCCGACGGCCCCAGCATGACAACCTTGGGCGAAGGCAAAGATACCCAGAAGTGCTCAACGGTGAAACTGAGGGATCTTGTATTGATGACCAAGGAGGAGGCAACACGCCATGAAAAGGAAATCTTCAAGGGTGGAaagtctcttgacgaagTATACGACGCCGAAACGCTCGCGCGCgttgaggagaagaggaCAACAGCTGAAAAATACGAGGCTTTCCGATCATGA